A single Vulcanisaeta distributa DSM 14429 DNA region contains:
- a CDS encoding TRASH domain-containing protein, translated as MGKLRSSISGGDKLVCENCGVELTPERIYVHEINGIKHYFCCEHCAHEFERKLRTVH; from the coding sequence ATGGGTAAGCTTAGATCAAGTATAAGTGGTGGGGATAAATTGGTCTGTGAGAATTGTGGTGTTGAATTAACACCTGAGAGGATATATGTGCATGAAATTAACGGAATTAAGCATTACTTTTGCTGTGAGCATTGTGCCCATGAGTTTGAACGTAAATTGAGGACTGTCCATTAA
- the merA gene encoding mercury(II) reductase, which produces MKELVIIGYGAAGFAALIRANELGIKPVLIGYGPLGGTCVNVGCVPSKTVLRIGELYNYVSKVLGHEHYPEFTEVFAREREVVNELRRLKYEDVLAKYDVELIEGKAYFTSSSTVKVNGKVIEARRFIIATGASPKIPEIPGLKEVGYWTNVEALNPDRKVDSLVIIGGRAQALEFAQMYRRLGVDVAIVQRSPTLIPDWEPELALEAQRMLEDEGVLVITNAKVLRVSRGLGKVVITDKGEIEADEILLATGRRPNIDLNLEAAGVKLNDKGGILVDDELRTTNPRIYAAGDVIGGPMLEALAGKQGVVAVDNAVLNAHRRIDMMSVPQAIFTQPNLARVGLTFMEASKARINADYRVVWMRDVAKAHILGDTRGLIKIIIDKNNMRIIGVHVMAENAAEFIGEAALAIRLRATVDDIIDTVHVFPTMAESLKLAAQAFRRDISKLSCCVD; this is translated from the coding sequence ATGAAGGAACTCGTCATAATAGGTTATGGCGCCGCCGGGTTTGCAGCATTAATTAGGGCAAATGAACTTGGAATAAAACCGGTATTGATAGGTTATGGACCATTGGGAGGTACCTGCGTTAACGTTGGCTGTGTACCCTCTAAGACCGTTTTACGCATTGGGGAGTTGTATAATTATGTAAGTAAGGTGCTTGGTCATGAACATTACCCTGAGTTTACGGAGGTATTCGCCAGGGAAAGGGAAGTGGTTAACGAGCTTAGGCGGTTGAAGTATGAGGATGTACTGGCCAAGTACGACGTTGAGCTCATTGAGGGTAAAGCGTACTTCACATCATCAAGTACCGTTAAGGTTAATGGTAAAGTCATAGAGGCAAGAAGGTTCATAATAGCCACGGGTGCATCACCAAAGATACCGGAAATACCAGGACTTAAGGAGGTTGGGTATTGGACCAACGTTGAGGCGCTTAATCCTGATAGGAAGGTGGACTCGCTAGTCATTATTGGAGGCAGGGCCCAGGCCCTTGAATTCGCCCAGATGTATAGGAGGCTGGGGGTTGACGTCGCCATAGTACAGAGGAGCCCGACATTAATACCTGACTGGGAACCTGAACTTGCCCTAGAGGCTCAGAGGATGCTTGAGGATGAGGGAGTATTGGTTATTACTAACGCCAAGGTGCTTAGGGTTAGTAGAGGTTTGGGTAAAGTCGTAATTACGGATAAGGGTGAGATTGAGGCTGACGAAATACTATTGGCCACCGGTAGGAGACCAAATATTGACCTAAATCTTGAAGCTGCAGGGGTTAAATTAAATGATAAAGGTGGCATACTCGTGGATGACGAGTTAAGGACAACAAACCCTCGCATTTACGCGGCGGGTGACGTAATTGGTGGTCCAATGCTTGAGGCATTGGCTGGTAAGCAGGGTGTTGTGGCTGTTGATAATGCCGTACTTAATGCGCACAGGAGGATTGATATGATGAGCGTACCTCAAGCAATATTTACGCAACCCAACCTGGCCAGGGTTGGATTAACGTTTATGGAGGCGAGTAAGGCTAGGATTAATGCTGATTATAGGGTTGTTTGGATGAGGGATGTGGCCAAGGCACATATATTGGGTGATACCAGGGGCTTAATTAAGATAATTATTGATAAAAATAATATGAGGATAATCGGCGTGCATGTGATGGCGGAGAACGCGGCTGAATTCATAGGTGAGGCTGCCCTTGCAATTAGGTTGAGGGCTACGGTTGATGATATTATTGATACAGTACACGTATTCCCAACCATGGCTGAGTCCCTTAAGCTGGCGGCTCAGGCCTTTCGTAGAGATATTAGTAAGTTAAGCTGTTGTGTGGATTAA
- a CDS encoding sulfurtransferase translates to MGYAHPEVLVDTEWVVNHLKDPKVKIVEVDYDPSTAYFVWHIPGASLLTWKDHIRHPVRRDFVEPDQFARFMEERGISNDTTVVLYGDYNNWFAAYAFWVFKVYGHEDVRLLNGGRTKWAKENRPTCSGHQEPHYYREAGAKYVVKRVDWGSHRVYAWEILNRLNKGEVGKSLMLVDVRSPKEYTGEITAPPEYPNEHAQVGGHIPGAINIPWSLAVNPETGEFKSPDELRRLYEQYGITSDKEIVTYCRIAERASHTWFVLKYLLGYPSVRVYDGSWAEWGNMVGVPIKKGQEP, encoded by the coding sequence ATGGGTTACGCACATCCAGAGGTCCTTGTGGATACGGAGTGGGTGGTTAATCATCTAAAGGATCCTAAGGTCAAAATAGTGGAGGTGGATTATGACCCAAGCACCGCATACTTTGTATGGCATATACCAGGGGCATCACTACTTACATGGAAAGATCACATTAGGCATCCCGTACGTAGGGACTTCGTGGAGCCCGACCAATTTGCCAGGTTCATGGAGGAACGAGGAATATCAAATGATACGACCGTCGTGCTTTACGGAGACTACAACAATTGGTTTGCGGCTTACGCCTTTTGGGTCTTTAAGGTTTATGGACATGAGGATGTGAGACTACTCAATGGCGGCAGGACCAAGTGGGCTAAGGAGAATAGGCCAACGTGCAGTGGGCACCAAGAGCCGCATTATTATAGGGAGGCTGGCGCCAAGTATGTGGTTAAGAGGGTTGATTGGGGTAGCCATAGGGTATACGCATGGGAAATACTCAATAGGTTAAACAAGGGTGAGGTCGGTAAAAGCCTAATGCTAGTTGATGTTAGATCCCCCAAGGAATACACTGGCGAGATAACAGCACCGCCTGAGTACCCCAATGAACATGCGCAAGTTGGTGGCCATATACCTGGCGCGATCAATATCCCCTGGAGCCTAGCCGTTAATCCGGAGACAGGTGAGTTTAAATCGCCAGATGAGTTAAGGAGACTTTATGAGCAGTACGGGATTACGTCAGACAAGGAAATCGTTACATACTGCAGAATTGCCGAAAGGGCATCCCACACCTGGTTTGTGCTAAAATACCTATTGGGCTATCCCTCAGTTAGGGTGTATGATGGTTCATGGGCAGAATGGGGTAACATGGTCGGTGTTCCAATAAAGAAGGGACAAGAGCCCTAA
- a CDS encoding DUF1641 domain-containing protein, whose amino-acid sequence MVELSLTVNDLINYVLNVMSSYNKDELRVTIQEAARCILCSLYGVSTNVNHEVKPVDGVLGLIRALNDPDVRLGLGLLIELLRSMGKCLRAAEMIRSLSNGSGDCSLSVPCHYLAFNMVNLNKNE is encoded by the coding sequence ATGGTTGAATTAAGTCTAACGGTCAACGATCTAATAAATTACGTGCTTAATGTTATGAGTAGTTATAATAAGGATGAGCTTAGGGTTACAATACAGGAGGCAGCGCGATGTATACTATGTTCATTATATGGTGTTTCTACCAATGTTAATCATGAGGTAAAGCCCGTGGATGGTGTCCTTGGTTTAATAAGGGCTTTAAATGACCCTGACGTGAGGTTAGGCCTTGGGTTACTGATTGAGCTATTGAGGAGTATGGGTAAATGCTTGAGGGCCGCCGAGATGATTAGGTCGCTTAGTAATGGTAGTGGGGATTGTTCATTGAGCGTACCATGTCATTACCTGGCCTTTAATATGGTTAACCTCAACAAGAATGAGTAA
- a CDS encoding TldD/PmbA family protein, translating to MLSELGSIVQNIRGSVDEGVIVSRRVRWSMIRFANNEPTIANNWVTHETTIYIAKSRRYLTTSLSTANINIIRNRVQELIKELSNIPEDEFYVPLTHGEKPRQLIGKYDGRVEGEIDRLIDGLNEAIQASLNEGSQRNAGVMTFGVEERYYIDSTGLELEDKASFVTLTIRAFIDDLTATSVSISNTLDGFRPRDAGAEAGRLVRLSKDLPEESVGSGRYNVVLGPLVSAHLYGVMTAMWFNAYSVITEMSGISKNDIGNLIASEGLSIMDLSGDPSAFGSESFDYEGNKTMSVEVIRKGTLTGLLHNNRTATKFNTISTGHAVGNWLRPRPRHVAIGTGRLPNDIEAIAAELGNGIIITNNWYTRFQNVKEGVFSTVVRDVAFLVRNGKLSARVRGLRIADSFRTLLRNFVDSSGEARQVYWWDSPLPGTAPYVLIKDLNISKG from the coding sequence ATGTTAAGTGAGTTGGGTAGCATTGTTCAAAACATTAGGGGCTCTGTGGATGAGGGGGTAATAGTCTCCAGGAGGGTTAGGTGGTCAATGATTAGGTTCGCCAATAATGAACCCACAATAGCCAATAACTGGGTCACCCACGAAACAACAATATACATTGCTAAGTCAAGGAGGTATTTAACCACTTCACTTTCAACAGCCAACATAAACATTATTAGGAACAGGGTCCAGGAATTAATCAAGGAATTAAGTAACATACCTGAGGATGAATTCTACGTACCATTAACCCATGGCGAGAAACCAAGACAATTAATTGGTAAGTATGATGGCAGAGTGGAGGGTGAGATTGATAGGCTAATTGATGGATTGAATGAGGCAATCCAGGCGTCACTTAACGAGGGTTCGCAGAGGAATGCCGGTGTAATGACCTTTGGCGTTGAGGAGCGTTACTACATTGATAGTACTGGGCTTGAGCTTGAGGATAAGGCTTCCTTCGTGACACTTACGATTAGGGCATTTATCGATGACTTAACAGCCACGTCGGTGTCTATATCAAATACCCTCGATGGATTTAGACCAAGGGATGCGGGTGCTGAGGCAGGGCGCTTGGTGAGGTTGTCTAAGGATTTACCAGAGGAGAGTGTGGGTAGTGGCAGGTATAATGTGGTTCTTGGTCCGTTGGTGTCGGCCCATTTATACGGCGTGATGACCGCCATGTGGTTTAATGCCTATTCAGTAATAACGGAGATGTCTGGCATCTCTAAGAACGATATTGGTAATTTAATAGCCAGCGAAGGACTATCGATAATGGATTTATCAGGCGATCCCAGCGCCTTTGGTTCGGAATCCTTTGATTATGAGGGTAATAAAACGATGAGCGTGGAGGTAATAAGGAAGGGGACACTCACTGGGTTATTACATAATAATAGGACAGCCACTAAGTTCAATACAATCAGTACAGGTCATGCCGTTGGTAATTGGTTACGACCGAGGCCAAGGCACGTGGCGATAGGCACAGGGCGATTACCCAATGATATTGAGGCAATAGCGGCTGAGCTTGGGAATGGAATTATCATAACCAATAATTGGTACACGAGGTTTCAGAATGTTAAGGAGGGCGTGTTCTCAACCGTTGTTAGGGATGTGGCATTTCTAGTGAGGAATGGTAAGTTGAGTGCCAGGGTGCGCGGGTTAAGGATTGCGGATTCCTTCAGGACGTTACTTAGGAATTTCGTCGACTCAAGTGGGGAGGCTAGGCAGGTTTATTGGTGGGACTCGCCACTACCTGGCACGGCACCATACGTGTTAATTAAGGATTTAAACATATCAAAGGGTTAG
- a CDS encoding TldD/PmbA family protein yields MSWPEDSMVKAVDLALSNGSTYAEVRYQDDTVRFVGVRNGALQSLSSYSYGGVSVRVLVDGMWGFAATSSTDWESIKDTVGRAVSLARSVARLRRRKVTISRDRLARITYDVSQRVKVEDLPNEYLIKYLSELDAHARVEPRIRVRNLFLSTTITEKLIITSDGAYVRSRVPRVYLFGSLIAYDPQSGSAQRNIEFGGSGGFEVLSGVEDEVDREVSVIRDVLDKARPLPHDEVMDVVLSPELAGIMVHESIGHPLELDRIMGREGAEAGESYAKPDYLGSYRIGSELVTIIDDPTIPNSYGFYLVDEEGVTARPRFLVRNGVINEFLMNREYASYIGLTSNAAARASEFDKEPIPRMANTYLAPGNWKPEEIIRETRRGLYIVSYTEWNIDDKRWFGRYGGFEAYYIENGDLKYMVREPFIEVDTKTLWSNVDAVANDLRFYPGTCGKGNPEQGVPVYLGGPTFRVVGVRVLKAPR; encoded by the coding sequence ATGAGTTGGCCTGAGGATTCCATGGTTAAGGCTGTTGACCTTGCCCTGAGTAATGGCTCTACGTATGCTGAGGTTAGGTATCAGGATGACACTGTTAGGTTTGTCGGTGTTAGGAATGGTGCACTTCAGTCATTAAGTAGTTACTCCTATGGTGGTGTTTCGGTTAGGGTCTTGGTAGATGGCATGTGGGGTTTCGCTGCAACGAGCAGTACTGATTGGGAGTCAATTAAAGATACCGTGGGTAGGGCTGTCTCGTTGGCTAGGTCTGTGGCTAGGCTTAGGAGGAGGAAGGTGACCATCAGTAGGGATAGGCTGGCTAGGATCACGTATGACGTTAGCCAGAGAGTTAAAGTTGAGGACTTACCAAATGAGTACTTAATTAAGTACTTAAGCGAGCTCGATGCCCATGCCAGGGTTGAGCCCAGGATTAGGGTTAGGAACCTATTCCTGAGCACCACAATTACTGAGAAGTTAATTATAACCAGTGACGGGGCCTACGTTAGGAGTAGGGTACCCAGAGTCTACCTCTTCGGTTCGTTAATAGCATATGACCCACAGAGCGGCAGTGCCCAGAGAAATATCGAGTTTGGTGGTTCAGGTGGTTTCGAGGTACTAAGTGGCGTTGAGGATGAGGTTGATAGGGAGGTTAGTGTCATTAGGGATGTGCTTGATAAGGCTAGGCCGCTTCCTCATGATGAGGTAATGGATGTGGTGCTAAGCCCTGAGTTGGCGGGTATAATGGTTCATGAGAGCATAGGCCACCCGCTGGAGTTGGATAGGATCATGGGTAGGGAGGGTGCTGAGGCAGGAGAATCGTATGCTAAGCCGGATTACCTGGGTAGCTATAGGATTGGTAGTGAGTTGGTCACGATAATAGACGACCCAACAATACCCAATAGCTACGGCTTCTACCTAGTCGATGAGGAGGGGGTCACCGCTAGGCCGAGGTTCCTAGTTAGGAATGGTGTGATTAATGAGTTCTTAATGAATAGGGAGTACGCATCATACATCGGGTTAACAAGTAATGCTGCAGCCAGGGCTAGTGAATTTGATAAGGAGCCAATACCAAGGATGGCCAATACGTACTTAGCACCGGGTAATTGGAAGCCTGAGGAAATAATTAGGGAGACTAGGAGGGGGTTGTACATAGTCTCATACACTGAGTGGAATATTGATGATAAGCGCTGGTTTGGGCGTTATGGCGGTTTCGAGGCCTACTACATAGAAAATGGAGACCTGAAGTACATGGTTAGGGAACCATTTATTGAGGTTGACACGAAGACCTTGTGGAGTAACGTGGACGCAGTGGCTAATGACCTTAGGTTCTACCCAGGAACCTGCGGTAAGGGTAATCCTGAGCAGGGAGTCCCTGTTTACTTAGGTGGACCCACCTTTAGGGTGGTTGGTGTCAGGGTTTTGAAGGCACCGCGCTAA
- a CDS encoding PH domain-containing protein: MINTHNKCIRPIVRKTVIKGTIVLAIFSLFLEITPSRIINYIIFVILWYVLLSIYILWKQRHEYCIEDKLITIRGLTGVRTVDLRQVVDCFISQGILAKHFNCGSIYLVLQNGKVIIIRDIPQPNTYYELLCRGM; this comes from the coding sequence ATGATCAATACTCATAATAAATGCATTAGGCCCATAGTCAGAAAAACCGTTATTAAAGGTACAATAGTACTAGCAATATTCTCATTATTTCTTGAAATTACACCATCGAGGATAATAAACTATATAATCTTCGTAATATTATGGTACGTATTATTAAGCATATACATACTTTGGAAGCAAAGGCATGAATACTGCATAGAAGATAAATTAATAACCATAAGAGGACTCACTGGGGTTAGAACCGTGGACCTGAGACAAGTAGTTGATTGTTTTATATCGCAGGGGATATTGGCTAAGCATTTTAATTGTGGTTCAATATACCTAGTGCTACAGAATGGAAAGGTGATTATCATTAGAGATATACCGCAACCAAATACTTACTATGAGTTGTTATGTAGGGGCATGTAA
- a CDS encoding ABC transporter ATP-binding protein: MVLLEVKDLSVVYRTPFGIVNALNDVTFSIDKGESLAVVGESGSGKSTLALAVARLLPPNARYVSGSIVFDGIDILRLSSDEMRKIRGTGIFMVFQEPATSLNPVFKVKDQLMEAVRIRYEREGNTFDESKAINEIMSVLKDVRIPDPELIIERYPHQLSGGQIQRVMIAMGLLMRPKLYIADEPTSALDVTVQAQILKLLKDLKNEYGISILFITHDIAVASIIGDSIMVLYAGQLMELGPAKNVIYEPRHPYTQALLSSIPKISKFEGRLPIIGGSVPNLLNPPPGCRFHPRCPHRMDVCDKVVPNLVKVNNVHVRCHLYGQ, translated from the coding sequence ATGGTGCTTCTTGAAGTTAAGGATTTAAGCGTAGTTTACAGAACCCCCTTTGGTATTGTTAATGCCCTTAATGACGTAACCTTCAGCATAGATAAAGGCGAGTCGCTTGCCGTTGTTGGTGAGTCAGGTAGTGGTAAGTCAACATTGGCTTTGGCCGTTGCAAGATTATTACCACCCAATGCCAGGTATGTTAGTGGATCTATAGTGTTTGATGGTATTGACATACTGAGGTTAAGTAGTGATGAGATGAGGAAGATAAGGGGTACGGGGATCTTCATGGTGTTTCAGGAACCAGCAACAAGCTTGAACCCTGTGTTTAAGGTTAAGGATCAGTTAATGGAAGCCGTGAGGATTAGATATGAGAGGGAGGGCAATACTTTCGATGAGAGCAAGGCTATTAATGAAATAATGAGCGTCCTTAAGGACGTTAGGATACCCGATCCTGAATTAATAATTGAAAGATACCCACACCAATTATCTGGAGGTCAGATACAGAGGGTTATGATAGCCATGGGGCTGCTCATGAGACCTAAACTATATATTGCCGATGAGCCGACATCCGCATTAGACGTGACCGTTCAAGCACAGATCCTCAAACTACTCAAGGATTTAAAGAACGAGTATGGTATATCAATACTATTCATAACTCATGATATAGCCGTTGCATCGATAATAGGCGATTCAATAATGGTATTATATGCAGGTCAATTAATGGAGCTAGGTCCGGCAAAGAACGTGATTTATGAGCCGAGGCATCCATATACGCAGGCGCTACTGAGTAGTATACCAAAAATTAGTAAGTTTGAGGGAAGATTACCAATAATAGGTGGTTCTGTACCTAACTTATTGAACCCACCACCCGGCTGTAGATTTCACCCAAGGTGTCCCCATAGAATGGATGTATGTGATAAGGTTGTTCCAAATCTCGTTAAGGTTAATAATGTGCATGTGAGGTGCCACTTATATGGGCAGTGA
- a CDS encoding ABC transporter ATP-binding protein, with translation MGSDVIIRTEHLVKVFLAKNYGIINRILREKPLFVRAVDDISIEIPSGKTTALVGESGSGKTTLGRLLVTLEQPTSGKIYFRNIDITMTRGRELRDIRAKLQMVFQDPYSSLNPMMRVRDIIGEPLRNRGVKGKELDDAVAKIMNEVGLDYSSLATRRPSELSGGQRQRVAIARALITNPDFVVLDEPTSALDASTQAQVLNLLIDLQARHNLTYLLITHNIAVAKYMSDLMMIMYMGKIMEIGDTGVILKEPLHPYTQALIESVPDISKPELKPPTGEVGSLVNPPRGCRFYPRCPFRMEVCREKEPPLIEVKNGIKVACWLYVKK, from the coding sequence ATGGGCAGTGATGTGATAATTAGGACTGAGCATTTAGTTAAAGTATTTCTTGCGAAGAATTACGGCATAATAAATAGAATCTTAAGGGAGAAACCACTCTTTGTTAGGGCTGTTGATGATATTAGTATAGAAATACCGAGTGGAAAAACAACGGCACTTGTTGGTGAGTCAGGTAGTGGTAAAACCACATTGGGCAGGTTACTAGTCACACTTGAACAACCAACCTCAGGTAAAATTTATTTCCGCAATATTGACATAACTATGACAAGAGGGAGGGAATTACGAGACATTAGGGCTAAGTTACAGATGGTTTTTCAGGATCCATACTCAAGCCTTAACCCAATGATGAGGGTCAGGGACATTATAGGAGAGCCACTGAGAAATAGAGGTGTCAAGGGTAAGGAATTAGATGATGCCGTGGCTAAAATAATGAATGAGGTTGGGCTGGATTATTCATCATTAGCCACAAGAAGACCGAGCGAATTATCCGGTGGTCAAAGACAGAGAGTGGCAATTGCAAGGGCATTAATTACAAACCCCGATTTTGTGGTTCTTGATGAGCCAACATCTGCTTTAGACGCATCGACGCAAGCTCAGGTGCTTAATCTATTAATTGATTTACAAGCCAGGCATAACTTAACTTACCTCCTCATTACACACAATATTGCGGTTGCCAAATACATGAGTGATTTGATGATGATTATGTATATGGGTAAGATAATGGAGATTGGAGATACTGGGGTAATTCTTAAGGAACCACTACATCCATATACACAGGCGCTTATTGAGTCAGTGCCAGATATTAGTAAGCCTGAGTTAAAGCCACCAACGGGTGAGGTTGGTAGCCTTGTTAATCCGCCAAGGGGCTGTAGGTTTTATCCTAGATGTCCATTTAGGATGGAGGTATGTCGTGAAAAGGAACCACCCCTTATTGAGGTGAAGAATGGAATTAAAGTTGCATGTTGGTTATATGTAAAGAAATAA
- a CDS encoding ABC transporter substrate-binding protein, whose protein sequence is MPGKGVSKSAVIAIVVVVIVIIVGVAAYMLYKPPAKVSKPVTPTPPPSNVTTVTTKTTTVTPPSNNTLVVAETTPPDSLDPAIAAYTQDMEILYSCYQTLVIFNGTDPSSFLPALAYNWTVSNNYLNWTFYIRQGAYFQNGDQINATTVWFSIYRSIVMNQFGAFNFLDLLYNGTIASMTGYATPWGVCRAMEKIFGLQFPNPQTNLTGYEEECAYALANVLSNFNVHNQSIVELMEYPDQAVVVKGPYEIQFNLLAPYYDYLGVMAGSWAMIVDPTFVDQNGGVQPDQTTSYLSTHMLCSGPYTLAQYIPGEEIVLTANPNYWAAKNPPNFMLTPAHIQNIVIKYYTSFDEEILAFKTGAAQAIDSSPHESPPPIYFSAILSIPNIVMYGPVWSGGDVFLVFDTQRYPYNLTVVREAFAYAINTTEIIDTVLKGFGAPYLGPIPPYPPNPYYNPGNLPLYPYDPNKAIELLASAGFQLTLPNGTVINPNGKPLTVHLWYISTDLTFTQEAQMIQQMLSNIGVNVILEGVPVSYLVSAMENPPTSPQYPGFFLLDWYPDWWDPVAQEAWFILNVDFGGIAGNEAWYNNSLVNTLTTEAVFTTNITQRVELMKQVYAQVYKDVPYIWLYEPAFYGFTYKYVCGVLINPLITGFYYPTMYFYNGTGTCINYSPIYTTTGSS, encoded by the coding sequence ATGCCGGGAAAAGGAGTATCAAAGAGTGCTGTAATAGCAATAGTAGTTGTGGTAATAGTGATAATAGTTGGTGTTGCGGCCTATATGCTATATAAGCCACCTGCTAAGGTATCAAAACCAGTTACTCCTACACCTCCTCCATCTAATGTCACCACTGTTACTACTAAAACAACTACGGTGACCCCTCCATCAAATAACACATTAGTTGTTGCAGAGACAACCCCACCTGATAGCCTTGATCCAGCAATAGCCGCATACACGCAGGACATGGAGATACTATATTCATGCTACCAGACCCTGGTGATATTCAATGGTACTGATCCATCATCCTTCCTACCAGCCCTAGCGTACAACTGGACAGTTTCAAACAACTACCTTAACTGGACCTTCTATATTAGGCAGGGTGCGTATTTCCAGAATGGAGACCAAATAAATGCAACGACGGTCTGGTTCAGTATTTATAGGTCAATAGTCATGAATCAATTTGGCGCATTCAACTTCCTCGACTTACTATACAACGGTACAATAGCCAGCATGACTGGTTATGCGACTCCTTGGGGTGTTTGTCGTGCTATGGAGAAGATCTTTGGTCTTCAGTTCCCGAATCCTCAGACCAACCTAACTGGTTATGAGGAGGAGTGTGCCTATGCACTGGCTAATGTACTAAGTAACTTCAACGTACACAATCAATCAATAGTCGAACTAATGGAATACCCAGACCAAGCGGTAGTAGTTAAAGGACCATATGAGATTCAGTTTAACCTATTGGCACCTTATTACGATTACCTCGGTGTAATGGCTGGTTCATGGGCTATGATTGTCGATCCCACATTTGTTGATCAAAATGGCGGTGTACAGCCTGATCAAACCACATCCTACTTAAGTACTCACATGCTATGCAGTGGACCGTACACACTGGCTCAATACATACCCGGTGAAGAGATAGTATTAACGGCCAATCCAAACTATTGGGCAGCCAAGAACCCGCCAAACTTCATGCTCACGCCAGCCCACATACAGAACATAGTCATTAAGTACTATACAAGCTTTGATGAGGAAATACTCGCATTTAAGACAGGCGCGGCACAGGCAATAGATTCAAGCCCGCACGAATCACCACCACCAATATACTTCTCAGCCATATTATCAATACCCAACATAGTCATGTACGGGCCAGTATGGTCAGGTGGTGATGTATTCCTCGTATTCGATACCCAGAGATACCCATATAACTTAACCGTGGTGAGGGAGGCCTTTGCATATGCAATAAATACCACGGAAATAATAGACACCGTACTAAAGGGATTTGGTGCGCCATATTTAGGTCCGATACCGCCATATCCGCCTAACCCATATTATAATCCGGGTAATTTACCGCTATATCCATATGATCCAAATAAAGCAATTGAATTATTAGCAAGTGCTGGTTTCCAGTTAACATTACCTAATGGTACGGTGATTAATCCAAACGGTAAGCCGTTAACTGTGCATCTGTGGTATATAAGCACTGACTTAACATTTACACAAGAGGCGCAGATGATACAGCAGATGCTCAGTAATATTGGTGTTAACGTAATACTTGAGGGCGTTCCCGTAAGTTACCTTGTCTCTGCCATGGAGAATCCACCAACATCACCACAGTACCCTGGATTCTTCTTACTTGACTGGTACCCAGACTGGTGGGACCCAGTGGCTCAGGAGGCTTGGTTCATACTTAATGTCGACTTTGGAGGTATTGCCGGTAATGAGGCTTGGTACAATAATTCACTGGTTAATACATTGACCACAGAGGCTGTATTCACTACGAACATAACCCAGAGAGTTGAGTTGATGAAGCAGGTATATGCCCAGGTATATAAGGATGTACCATACATATGGCTATACGAACCTGCATTCTACGGATTCACCTATAAGTACGTATGTGGTGTCTTAATTAATCCACTGATAACTGGTTTCTACTACCCAACAATGTACTTCTATAACGGTACAGGTACATGCATAAACTACTCGCCAATATATACAACAACGGGTAGTTCATAG